In Kitasatospora sp. NBC_00240, the following are encoded in one genomic region:
- a CDS encoding helix-turn-helix transcriptional regulator produces the protein MPITVDIDVMLARRKMSVGELAERVGITPANLAVLKNGRAKAVRFATLAALCEVLKCQPGDLLRWEAEDAASG, from the coding sequence ATGCCGATCACCGTCGACATCGACGTGATGCTGGCCCGGCGGAAGATGTCCGTCGGCGAGCTCGCGGAGCGCGTGGGGATCACTCCCGCCAACCTGGCGGTGCTCAAGAACGGCCGCGCCAAGGCGGTGCGCTTCGCGACGCTCGCCGCACTCTGCGAGGTGCTCAAGTGCCAACCGGGCGATCTGCTGCGGTGGGAGGCCGAGGACGCCGCGAGCGGATGA
- a CDS encoding DUF2975 domain-containing protein: protein MGKLTVRALRAVLMVVLAGTGCVQALMVWVLATGSDPEDGSLPLTAFRVITILGLVAVQVALVCVWRLVAMVRRGTVFSHAAFRYVNGVIGSIVAVALVWFAVTAVNAPGQREDPGVTVIMAGIGVAILGVALVVLVLRMLLTQAVALNVEAAQLKAELDEVI from the coding sequence ATGGGAAAGCTGACTGTGCGTGCGCTGCGCGCCGTCCTCATGGTGGTGCTCGCCGGCACCGGGTGCGTACAGGCGTTGATGGTGTGGGTGCTGGCCACCGGGAGCGACCCGGAGGACGGGTCGCTCCCGCTGACCGCGTTCCGCGTGATCACGATCCTGGGGCTGGTCGCGGTCCAGGTCGCCCTGGTCTGCGTCTGGCGCCTGGTGGCGATGGTGCGACGCGGGACGGTGTTCTCCCACGCCGCCTTCCGGTACGTGAACGGCGTGATCGGATCGATCGTGGCGGTCGCCCTCGTGTGGTTCGCGGTCACGGCCGTCAACGCGCCGGGCCAGCGGGAGGATCCGGGCGTCACCGTGATCATGGCCGGGATCGGCGTGGCCATCCTGGGGGTCGCGCTGGTGGTGCTCGTGCTGCGGATGCTGCTCACCCAGGCCGTCGCGCTCAACGTCGAAGCGGCCCAGTTGAAGGCCGAGTTGGACGAGGTGATCTGA
- a CDS encoding M20 family metallopeptidase encodes MTTHRTARVSVDAMIEDLRTLVEVESPSRDHEALTASAKTVAAVIESRLGGRAALVESDAGPHVHWSGGGEPRVLILGHHDTVFPLGTLARRPFQVEGGHATGPGVFDMLGGLVQAVHGVAALDDPSGVEILVTADEEVGSRSSRALLEERALACGAVLVLEGAADGGALKTGRKGCGTFEVTVTGRASHAGLEPEAGINALIEAAHQVLDIAALGRPEAGTTVTPTVAAAGTLDNVVPAEATVIVDVRVETAEEAQRVESAFATLAPHLDGARITVQGSVGRPPMPESASARLFALARQLLPGLEGRSVGGGSDGNFTAALGVPTLDGLGAVGGGAHADHEYLVVDAMAERAGLVAGLVDAIRGARELSRRS; translated from the coding sequence ATGACGACGCACAGGACCGCCCGGGTGAGTGTTGACGCGATGATCGAGGACCTCAGGACCCTCGTCGAGGTGGAGTCCCCCTCGCGCGACCACGAGGCCCTGACGGCCTCGGCCAAAACCGTCGCCGCCGTCATCGAGAGCCGCCTCGGCGGGCGGGCCGCCCTGGTGGAGAGCGACGCCGGGCCGCACGTGCACTGGTCGGGCGGCGGCGAGCCCCGGGTGCTGATCCTCGGCCACCACGACACCGTCTTCCCGCTCGGCACCCTGGCCCGCCGCCCGTTCCAGGTCGAGGGCGGGCACGCCACCGGCCCCGGGGTCTTCGACATGCTCGGCGGCCTGGTGCAGGCCGTGCACGGCGTGGCCGCCCTCGACGACCCGTCCGGCGTCGAGATCCTGGTGACCGCCGACGAAGAGGTCGGCTCCCGCTCCTCCCGCGCCCTGCTGGAGGAGCGGGCCCTCGCCTGCGGCGCCGTTCTGGTGCTGGAGGGCGCCGCCGACGGCGGCGCCCTGAAGACCGGCCGCAAGGGCTGCGGCACCTTCGAGGTCACCGTCACCGGCCGGGCCTCGCACGCGGGCCTGGAGCCCGAGGCAGGGATCAACGCCCTGATCGAGGCCGCGCACCAGGTGCTCGACATTGCGGCGCTCGGCCGCCCCGAGGCCGGGACCACCGTCACCCCGACCGTCGCCGCCGCCGGCACCCTCGACAACGTCGTGCCCGCCGAGGCGACCGTGATCGTCGACGTGCGGGTGGAGACGGCCGAGGAGGCACAGCGCGTCGAATCCGCCTTCGCCACCCTCGCCCCGCACCTGGACGGCGCGCGGATCACCGTCCAGGGCTCCGTCGGCCGGCCCCCGATGCCCGAGTCCGCCTCGGCCAGGCTCTTCGCGCTCGCCCGGCAGCTGCTCCCCGGCCTGGAGGGCCGATCGGTCGGCGGCGGGAGCGACGGCAACTTCACCGCCGCCCTGGGAGTGCCGACCCTCGACGGCCTCGGCGCGGTCGGCGGCGGCGCCCACGCCGACCACGAGTACCTGGTGGTCGACGCCATGGCCGAGCGGGCGGGCCTGGTCGCCGGGCTGGTGGACGCGATCCGGGGTGCCCGGGAGCTGTCCCGTCGTTCCTGA
- a CDS encoding carbohydrate kinase has product MTDFLVIGECVADIVRVPGRADVPHPGGSPANVAYGLARLDRPVTLFTQLGRDAMGGLIGAHLRSAGVRVLTDGRPEVRTPTAVVTLDGEGRASYAFDFDWTLRPVELPAAPRHVHLGSVAAVREPGATTVVALAGRLRADASVSYDPNIRPALSGSRAEARAGVERCVALSDLVKASDEDLAWLYPGEPVRQVADRWLAAGPAVVVVTRGGDGAVCFTRSAEVACPAVRTAVVDTVGAGDSFMSATLDALAARSLLGGPARPALASLDGPTLAEILRHAVLAAALTVSRAGANPPDAAELREREA; this is encoded by the coding sequence ATGACCGACTTCCTGGTGATCGGCGAGTGCGTCGCCGACATCGTCCGCGTGCCCGGCCGGGCCGACGTCCCGCACCCGGGCGGCAGCCCCGCCAACGTGGCGTACGGGCTGGCCCGCCTGGACCGGCCGGTGACGCTGTTCACCCAGCTGGGCCGGGACGCGATGGGCGGGCTGATCGGTGCCCACCTGCGTTCGGCGGGCGTCCGGGTGCTGACGGACGGCAGGCCGGAGGTACGGACGCCGACGGCGGTCGTCACCCTGGACGGGGAGGGCCGGGCCTCGTACGCCTTCGACTTCGACTGGACCTTGCGACCGGTGGAGCTGCCGGCAGCGCCGCGGCATGTGCACCTGGGGTCGGTGGCCGCCGTCCGGGAGCCGGGCGCGACGACGGTGGTCGCGCTGGCCGGGCGGCTGCGGGCGGACGCCTCGGTGAGCTACGACCCGAACATCAGGCCGGCGTTGTCGGGGTCCCGGGCCGAGGCACGGGCCGGGGTCGAGCGCTGTGTGGCGCTCAGCGACCTGGTGAAGGCCAGTGACGAGGACCTGGCCTGGCTGTACCCGGGCGAGCCCGTCCGGCAGGTGGCGGACCGCTGGCTGGCGGCCGGGCCGGCGGTGGTCGTGGTGACCCGCGGCGGTGACGGCGCGGTGTGCTTCACCCGGTCGGCCGAGGTGGCCTGCCCGGCGGTCCGCACCGCGGTGGTGGACACGGTCGGCGCCGGCGACTCGTTCATGTCGGCGACCCTGGACGCCCTCGCCGCCCGCTCCCTGCTCGGCGGCCCGGCCCGGCCGGCGCTCGCCTCCCTGGACGGGCCGACGCTGGCGGAGATCCTGCGGCACGCCGTGCTGGCCGCCGCCCTGACCGTGTCGCGGGCCGGTGCGAATCCACCGGACGCGGCGGAGCTGCGCGAGCGGGAGGCCTGA
- a CDS encoding TerD family protein, with the protein MVIPKGANVPLAAAGVRVELGWRSGPGVPDADASALLLAGGKVRSDDDFVFYNQPQDASGAVRHLGKQQLSGGVVDSLTVSLAALEPAVQTVLLAASSDGGNFGSLPGLHLRVLDADSGQELVRFEDTGASTETAFVLGELYRRGEGWKFRAVGQGYDSGLAGLATDYGIQVDPEPTATPTPTPTATPTPTPTPTATPTPTPTPTPTPTPTPTSVPTSAPAPVPAAPQHPFAVPAAQPEVPSAPAPEPEHFQLPDPQQYTPPEQFGALPAPAPYPSAPYPPQPLPSAPDPRQFAAAPMPPAPTLAQPGPYPAPGPYPAPAPYPAPGPYPAPGPQPYPEPAPGPAQPPYGGHAQALPAAAPLNLSKVSLTAKDPALSLTKHGATGGLMRVNLNWTPAGAPPKGAERGGWLGKKLRGAQSAGQAPQDSGRDLDLACLWELQDGSKDIVQAVGQKFGNLYAPPFIQLANDDRTGSLATGEDLWINLDRVAEIKRLLIFAFAFDLRPLTGLNGLATLFPAAGPPVELAVDGCEFPATSCVVALLENDGTGLTVHRQGQYYQRTPDFSDHQFIDQAYGWGLTWVNGQK; encoded by the coding sequence ATGGTGATACCGAAGGGCGCGAACGTGCCGCTGGCCGCGGCCGGTGTCCGCGTCGAACTCGGCTGGCGGAGCGGACCGGGCGTGCCCGACGCCGACGCCTCCGCCCTGCTGCTCGCCGGCGGCAAGGTCCGCTCCGACGACGACTTCGTCTTCTACAACCAGCCGCAGGACGCCTCCGGCGCGGTCCGCCACCTCGGGAAGCAGCAGCTCTCCGGCGGCGTCGTCGACTCGCTGACGGTCTCGCTCGCCGCGCTCGAACCTGCCGTACAGACCGTCCTGCTGGCGGCCTCCAGCGACGGCGGGAACTTCGGCAGCCTGCCCGGCCTGCACCTGCGGGTGCTGGACGCGGACTCCGGCCAGGAACTGGTCCGCTTCGAGGACACCGGGGCCAGCACCGAGACCGCGTTCGTCCTCGGTGAGCTGTACCGGCGGGGCGAGGGCTGGAAGTTCCGGGCGGTCGGACAGGGCTACGACTCCGGGCTGGCGGGGCTCGCCACCGACTACGGCATCCAGGTCGATCCGGAGCCGACAGCGACACCGACACCGACGCCGACAGCGACACCGACACCGACACCGACGCCGACAGCGACGCCGACGCCGACGCCGACGCCGACGCCGACGCCGACGCCGACGCCGACGTCCGTTCCGACGTCTGCTCCGGCTCCCGTGCCCGCAGCGCCGCAGCACCCGTTCGCCGTGCCCGCGGCGCAGCCCGAGGTACCGTCCGCGCCCGCGCCGGAGCCGGAGCACTTCCAGCTCCCGGACCCCCAGCAGTACACGCCGCCGGAGCAGTTCGGGGCTCTGCCGGCCCCAGCCCCGTACCCGTCGGCCCCCTACCCGCCGCAACCGCTGCCCTCGGCGCCGGACCCCCGGCAGTTCGCGGCCGCGCCGATGCCGCCCGCCCCGACGCTCGCCCAGCCCGGCCCGTACCCGGCGCCCGGCCCGTACCCGGCGCCCGCCCCTTACCCGGCGCCCGGCCCGTACCCGGCGCCCGGCCCGCAGCCGTACCCCGAACCGGCACCGGGCCCGGCCCAGCCGCCGTACGGGGGCCACGCCCAGGCCCTGCCCGCCGCCGCGCCGCTCAACCTCAGCAAGGTCTCGCTGACCGCCAAGGACCCGGCCCTCTCGCTGACCAAGCACGGGGCGACCGGCGGCCTGATGCGGGTGAACCTCAACTGGACGCCCGCCGGCGCCCCGCCGAAGGGGGCGGAGCGCGGTGGCTGGCTCGGCAAGAAGCTCCGGGGCGCGCAGAGCGCCGGCCAGGCACCGCAGGACAGTGGTCGCGACCTGGACCTCGCCTGCCTCTGGGAACTCCAGGACGGCAGCAAGGACATCGTTCAGGCGGTCGGCCAGAAGTTCGGGAACCTCTACGCGCCGCCGTTCATCCAGCTGGCCAACGACGACCGCACCGGTTCGCTGGCCACCGGCGAGGACCTCTGGATCAATCTCGACCGGGTCGCCGAGATCAAGCGGCTGCTGATCTTCGCCTTCGCGTTCGACCTCCGTCCGCTGACCGGCCTCAACGGCCTGGCCACGCTCTTCCCGGCCGCCGGGCCCCCGGTCGAACTCGCCGTCGACGGCTGCGAGTTCCCGGCCACCAGCTGCGTGGTCGCGCTGCTGGAGAACGACGGCACCGGCCTCACCGTCCACCGGCAGGGGCAGTACTACCAGCGCACCCCCGACTTCTCGGACCACCAGTTCATCGACCAGGCCTACGGCTGGGGCCTGACCTGGGTGAACGGCCAGAAGTAG
- a CDS encoding maleylpyruvate isomerase family mycothiol-dependent enzyme, translated as MTLEKSDLIAALRRDAARLAAAAEHNLGAVVPSCPDWTVADLVRHTGVVHRFWRLVAAGEIAGPGEHVEPPRPADADLVAWFAEGAERAAATLEGLDPALPRWSWADRKDVGFIQRRMAQETAVHAWDAVNAAGRDEAVERVLAMDGVDELLAHFLPPAAPAGLAEAGLHLHATDGAAGEAGGEWTLRAVDGRWLVGRLHGKGAAAARGTASDLLLLLWGRRPAERVEVFGDPDALKAYLANFVRS; from the coding sequence ATGACCTTGGAGAAGAGTGACCTGATCGCGGCCCTGCGCCGGGACGCGGCCCGGCTGGCGGCCGCGGCGGAGCACAACCTCGGCGCGGTGGTGCCGAGTTGCCCGGACTGGACGGTGGCCGACCTGGTCCGGCACACCGGCGTGGTGCACCGGTTCTGGCGGCTGGTCGCCGCCGGGGAGATCGCCGGTCCCGGGGAGCATGTCGAGCCGCCACGACCGGCCGACGCGGACCTGGTCGCCTGGTTCGCCGAGGGCGCCGAGCGGGCTGCCGCCACCCTGGAGGGGCTGGACCCCGCACTCCCCCGGTGGAGTTGGGCGGACCGCAAGGACGTCGGGTTCATCCAGCGCCGGATGGCGCAGGAGACCGCCGTGCACGCCTGGGACGCGGTGAACGCCGCCGGCCGGGACGAAGCCGTCGAGCGGGTCCTCGCCATGGACGGGGTGGACGAGTTGCTCGCGCACTTCCTGCCACCCGCCGCGCCCGCCGGGCTGGCCGAGGCCGGACTGCACCTGCACGCCACGGACGGTGCGGCGGGCGAGGCCGGCGGCGAGTGGACGCTCCGGGCGGTGGACGGCCGGTGGCTGGTCGGCCGTCTGCACGGCAAGGGCGCGGCCGCCGCCCGGGGCACCGCCTCGGACCTGCTGCTGCTCCTCTGGGGCCGCCGCCCGGCCGAGCGCGTGGAGGTCTTCGGCGATCCGGACGCCCTCAAGGCCTACCTGGCGAACTTCGTCCGCTCCTGA
- a CDS encoding tetratricopeptide repeat protein, which translates to MSLIVLDAGGRMVPKDREALERAVADLLGGPLDRPDVLRRAGVGLLVLGRHDEAVRLLRRASALAGDDGRAVAVHLNLGDAQRYRGDLDAAESAYRKALRLAHAHAPHLLSYCFQHLGKQRLDQGRTAEARAFLEEALRRRRAAEDLDLIASTESALRLVEQAEQAEQAERAEGARAAGPAPESATILMNIDQSGGER; encoded by the coding sequence ATGAGTCTGATCGTTCTGGACGCGGGCGGCCGGATGGTCCCCAAGGACCGCGAAGCACTGGAGCGAGCGGTGGCCGACCTGCTCGGCGGCCCCCTCGACCGGCCGGACGTGCTGCGCCGGGCCGGTGTCGGACTGCTGGTGCTGGGCCGCCACGACGAGGCCGTCCGCCTGCTGCGGCGCGCGTCGGCCCTCGCGGGTGACGACGGCCGAGCCGTCGCCGTCCACCTCAACCTCGGTGACGCCCAGCGGTACCGGGGCGACCTGGACGCCGCCGAGTCCGCCTACCGGAAGGCGCTGCGCCTCGCGCACGCCCATGCCCCGCACCTGCTCTCCTACTGCTTCCAGCATCTCGGAAAACAGCGCCTCGACCAGGGTCGTACCGCCGAGGCCAGGGCGTTTCTGGAGGAGGCCCTGCGCAGGCGGCGGGCGGCCGAGGACCTCGACCTGATCGCGTCCACCGAGAGCGCCCTGCGGCTGGTCGAGCAGGCCGAGCAGGCCGAGCAGGCCGAGAGGGCCGAGGGGGCCCGGGCGGCCGGCCCGGCGCCGGAGTCGGCCACCATTTTGATGAACATTGACCAAAGCGGGGGCGAGCGCTGA
- a CDS encoding DUF6445 family protein, with protein sequence MPSQPRRPSGLPVLPYRKPTPGRDYWILDDALPDIDAVRARVLARDDWAEGYPHKPESWPGLRTMPGLEPDELAHIEKQVRRATGATRLWAETAPGGATLNHNCVQVVGKDECEPRPHTDSRALCRYAAVLYLNPDVPKDTGTSFYRQSMPGGRLGGNLVTAPHNNLVDALGTRFVPADAFTEDVRVPNRYNRLLLYTSNLIHTATGYWGSTLEEKRMTAVFFWMA encoded by the coding sequence ATGCCCTCACAACCCCGGAGGCCCTCGGGGCTCCCCGTGCTGCCCTACCGCAAACCCACACCTGGGCGGGACTACTGGATCCTCGACGACGCACTGCCCGACATCGACGCCGTCCGAGCCCGCGTCCTCGCCCGCGACGACTGGGCCGAGGGCTACCCGCACAAGCCGGAGAGCTGGCCCGGACTGCGCACCATGCCCGGCCTCGAACCGGACGAACTCGCCCACATCGAGAAGCAGGTGCGGCGGGCGACCGGCGCCACCCGGCTGTGGGCGGAGACCGCCCCCGGCGGCGCCACCCTGAACCACAACTGCGTCCAGGTGGTCGGCAAGGACGAGTGCGAGCCCCGACCGCACACCGACTCCCGGGCGCTCTGCCGCTACGCCGCCGTGCTCTACCTCAACCCGGACGTGCCCAAGGACACCGGCACCAGCTTCTACCGGCAGAGCATGCCCGGCGGCCGGCTCGGCGGCAATCTGGTGACGGCCCCGCACAACAACCTGGTGGACGCCCTGGGCACCCGCTTCGTCCCCGCCGACGCGTTCACCGAGGACGTCCGGGTGCCGAACCGGTACAACCGCCTGCTGCTCTACACCTCCAACCTGATCCACACCGCCACCGGCTACTGGGGCAGCACCCTGGAGGAGAAACGTATGACGGCGGTCTTCTTCTGGATGGCCTGA
- a CDS encoding serine hydrolase domain-containing protein, whose amino-acid sequence MPDVQSPDPRARRSGGRTARRIAAGVLAGAALLAFAPTASAADAPPEPAGAGAAEARHGDSAALDRALDALITEAGVSAALGEVRDHGRTVWRGASGQADLDTGAAARADGRFRIGSVTKTFVATVVLQLVAEHKVELDAPIERYLPGAVRGGEGITVRQLLNHTSGLYDYLGDPSVYFHDDTELGSWLTTGRWTTYQPRQLLDISGRHAPNFPPGQQWSYSNTNYVAIGMMIEKVTGRSWNQEVERRIIRPLGLDHTTMPTTSTAIPGRYAHGYLKRESGERVDVSRLNPSIAYAAGAGISTTDDLARFNAALLGGRLLRPAQLKEMTTTVPIDEEGTFGYGLGLTRRTLPCGDVWGHDGGIAGYSTILFGDLAGRHQVAISANPYEEADPARATAALDAIVVKTACGPDTPVPPAPRQPAAAGALALR is encoded by the coding sequence ATGCCTGACGTACAGTCGCCGGATCCGCGCGCCCGCCGATCCGGCGGTCGCACGGCCCGCCGGATCGCCGCCGGAGTGCTGGCCGGAGCCGCGTTGCTGGCCTTCGCGCCCACCGCCTCGGCCGCCGACGCGCCGCCCGAGCCGGCCGGCGCCGGGGCGGCCGAGGCCCGCCACGGCGACTCCGCCGCCCTGGACCGCGCCCTCGACGCGCTGATCACCGAAGCCGGCGTCTCGGCGGCGCTCGGCGAGGTCCGCGACCACGGGCGCACGGTGTGGCGCGGCGCCTCCGGCCAGGCGGACCTGGACACCGGCGCCGCCGCCCGCGCCGACGGACGGTTCCGGATCGGCAGCGTCACCAAGACCTTCGTCGCCACCGTCGTCCTGCAACTTGTCGCCGAGCACAAGGTCGAGCTGGACGCGCCGATCGAGCGCTACCTGCCCGGCGCGGTGCGCGGCGGCGAAGGCATCACCGTCCGCCAACTTCTCAACCACACCAGCGGCCTGTACGACTACCTCGGCGACCCCAGCGTGTACTTCCACGACGACACCGAGCTCGGCAGCTGGCTCACGACCGGCCGGTGGACCACCTACCAGCCCCGGCAACTGCTGGACATCTCGGGCCGGCACGCCCCCAACTTCCCGCCCGGCCAGCAGTGGAGCTACTCCAACACCAACTACGTGGCGATCGGCATGATGATCGAGAAGGTCACCGGCCGGAGCTGGAACCAGGAGGTCGAACGCCGGATCATCCGCCCCCTCGGCCTCGACCACACCACCATGCCGACCACCTCCACCGCGATCCCCGGCCGCTACGCCCACGGCTACCTGAAGCGGGAGTCCGGCGAGCGCGTGGACGTCAGCCGGCTCAACCCCTCGATCGCCTACGCCGCCGGGGCCGGCATCTCCACCACGGACGACCTGGCCCGCTTCAACGCCGCCCTGCTCGGCGGCCGGCTGCTGCGCCCCGCCCAGCTGAAGGAGATGACCACCACCGTCCCGATCGACGAGGAGGGCACCTTCGGGTACGGCCTCGGGCTGACCCGCCGGACGCTGCCCTGCGGCGACGTCTGGGGCCACGACGGCGGCATCGCCGGCTACAGCACCATCCTCTTCGGCGACCTCGCGGGCCGCCACCAGGTGGCGATCTCCGCCAACCCCTACGAGGAGGCCGACCCGGCCCGCGCCACCGCCGCCCTGGACGCCATCGTGGTCAAGACCGCCTGCGGCCCCGACACACCCGTCCCGCCGGCGCCGCGGCAGCCGGCGGCGGCCGGGGCCCTGGCCCTGCGCTGA